Proteins encoded in a region of the Inquilinus sp. KBS0705 genome:
- a CDS encoding rod shape-determining protein, which yields MGLFNFFTQEIAIDLGTANTLIIHNDKVVVDEPSIVAFDRTTNKVIAIGRQAMQMEGKTHDNIRTVRPLKDGVIADFNAAELMIRGMIKMINQGKGWFFPSLRMVICIPSGITEVEKRAVRDSAEIAGAKEVYLIYEPMAAAVGIGIDVEEPMGNMIIDIGGGTTEIAVIALSGIVCDQSIRVAGDNFDSDIVQYIRRQHNIMIGDRTAEKIKIEVGAALPELSEPPADYAVQGRDLMTGVPKQITVSYTEIAHCLDKSISKIEEAILKALEITPPELSADIYQTGIYLTGGGALLRGLDKRVAAKTKLPVHVAEDPLRAVVRGTGTALKNIGNFKFLMQ from the coding sequence ATGGGTTTATTTAATTTTTTCACACAAGAGATTGCCATCGATCTGGGTACTGCAAATACCCTAATTATACATAATGATAAAGTAGTTGTTGACGAACCATCGATAGTTGCTTTTGACCGTACTACCAATAAAGTTATTGCCATTGGCCGCCAGGCTATGCAAATGGAGGGTAAAACCCACGATAACATCCGTACCGTTCGCCCGCTTAAAGATGGTGTTATTGCCGACTTTAACGCTGCCGAGTTAATGATACGCGGGATGATAAAAATGATTAACCAGGGTAAAGGATGGTTTTTCCCATCGCTGCGTATGGTTATCTGCATCCCATCGGGTATTACCGAGGTGGAGAAACGTGCCGTACGCGATAGTGCCGAAATTGCAGGGGCTAAAGAGGTGTACCTGATATACGAACCAATGGCAGCAGCCGTAGGTATAGGTATTGATGTTGAGGAGCCTATGGGTAACATGATTATCGATATTGGTGGTGGTACTACCGAGATTGCGGTTATTGCGCTATCGGGTATTGTTTGCGACCAGTCTATCCGCGTAGCGGGCGATAACTTTGATTCTGACATTGTACAATACATTCGCCGCCAGCATAATATTATGATAGGCGACCGTACTGCCGAGAAAATTAAGATAGAAGTAGGTGCCGCTCTTCCGGAGCTGTCTGAACCACCTGCTGATTATGCTGTACAAGGCCGCGATTTAATGACAGGCGTTCCAAAACAGATCACCGTATCGTACACCGAGATAGCACATTGCCTTGATAAATCTATTTCGAAAATAGAAGAAGCGATATTAAAAGCATTGGAGATAACCCCTCCCGAGCTTTCGGCAGATATTTACCAAACAGGTATTTACCTAACCGGCGGCGGTGCATTACTGCGCGGACTGGACAAACGTGTGGCTGCAAAAACCAAGCTGCCTGTACACGTTGCCGAAGACCCGCTGCGTGCTGTTGTACGTGGTACCGGTACGGCACTTAAAAATATAGGTAACTTTAAATTCTTAATGCAATAG